A genome region from Sulfurovum sp. TSL6 includes the following:
- a CDS encoding bifunctional protein-serine/threonine kinase/phosphatase — MEKQLTISIGEHSTKGRKEVNQDFHDICIPQEPQLTYKGIAIALADGISSSKVSQTASKTSVTSFLMDYFSTPESWSVQKSAQRVITATNSWLYAQTKQSQYYYDANKGYVCTFSAMVIRSTTAHIFHVGDARIYQLRNNEMEQLTEDHRMWISQEKSYLGRALGVDSDLKIDYDTVPVEIDDIFLFMTDGVYEYVSADLMISIIEQSNGDLNAAAKHIVETAYEKGSDDNLTIQLVKVNTLPDKDANEIQKQLSEKPLPPLLEARMDFDGYKIIRELSASSRSHVYLAVDTQTDTQVVLKTPSIDLSEDQAYLERFLLEEWIAIRMNNAHLVKSYLQTRERNYIYNVTEFIDGQTLTQWMIDNPNPDIETVREIAEQIAKGLLALHRQEMIHQDLRPENIMIDTTGTVKIIDFGSTRVEGIVESNAYIKQENILGTAPYTAPEYFLGYIGSSRSDLFSLAVIVYQMITGELPYGTQVAKSTTKAAQRKLKYKHLNPDIHEVPLWVDEVLKKALEPNPYKRYGELSEFLYDLRHPNKAFLNKSRPPLLERNPVLLWKMISLGLSVIIVVLLNQ, encoded by the coding sequence ATGGAAAAGCAATTAACAATATCTATTGGCGAACATTCCACTAAAGGACGTAAAGAGGTAAATCAAGATTTTCATGATATTTGTATACCTCAAGAACCCCAATTGACCTATAAAGGGATTGCCATTGCTTTAGCTGATGGAATCAGCAGCAGTAAAGTAAGTCAAACGGCCAGTAAAACATCCGTTACCTCATTTTTAATGGATTATTTTAGTACACCTGAATCCTGGTCTGTGCAAAAATCTGCACAACGTGTGATTACTGCGACCAACTCATGGCTCTATGCACAAACAAAACAAAGCCAATACTATTATGATGCCAATAAAGGCTATGTCTGTACCTTTAGTGCTATGGTGATCAGGTCAACGACAGCCCATATTTTTCATGTAGGTGATGCACGTATCTATCAATTGAGAAATAATGAAATGGAGCAGTTGACTGAAGATCATCGCATGTGGATCTCACAAGAAAAAAGTTATCTTGGTCGTGCCTTGGGTGTTGATTCAGATCTGAAAATTGATTACGATACTGTACCAGTAGAAATAGATGACATTTTTTTATTTATGACAGATGGCGTCTATGAATATGTCAGCGCTGACCTTATGATAAGTATCATAGAGCAAAGCAATGGTGATCTGAATGCTGCAGCAAAACACATAGTAGAGACAGCCTATGAAAAAGGCAGTGATGACAATTTGACCATTCAGCTTGTAAAAGTAAATACACTGCCCGATAAAGATGCCAACGAGATCCAAAAACAATTGAGTGAAAAACCCTTGCCGCCACTGCTTGAAGCACGAATGGACTTTGATGGGTACAAGATCATTCGTGAGTTGAGTGCCAGCAGTAGAAGTCATGTCTACCTGGCGGTTGATACCCAAACGGATACGCAAGTTGTTCTCAAAACACCTTCCATTGACCTCAGTGAAGACCAGGCTTATCTCGAACGATTTTTACTTGAAGAATGGATCGCCATACGTATGAATAATGCACATTTGGTCAAATCCTATCTGCAGACGCGTGAACGTAACTATATTTATAATGTGACAGAATTTATCGATGGTCAGACCTTGACGCAGTGGATGATCGATAACCCAAACCCAGACATAGAAACTGTCCGTGAAATTGCAGAACAGATAGCCAAAGGCTTGCTCGCACTGCATCGTCAAGAAATGATACATCAGGATCTGAGGCCTGAAAATATCATGATCGACACTACAGGAACGGTAAAGATCATTGATTTTGGTTCAACCAGGGTTGAAGGGATCGTGGAAAGCAATGCCTATATAAAACAGGAGAATATACTTGGAACGGCACCCTACACTGCACCAGAATATTTTCTTGGATACATTGGATCATCAAGGTCCGATCTTTTCTCCTTGGCAGTGATCGTCTATCAGATGATTACCGGTGAGCTTCCTTACGGCACACAGGTCGCTAAATCTACAACAAAAGCAGCCCAAAGAAAATTGAAATATAAACACTTGAATCCTGATATCCATGAAGTGCCACTGTGGGTCGATGAGGTACTGAAAAAAGCATTGGAACCAAACCCCTATAAACGTTATGGAGAATTGTCGGAGTTTTTGTATGACTTACGGCACCCCAATAAAGCCTTTTTAAATAAGTCCAGACCACCATTGTTAGAACGCAACCCGGTACTTTTGTGGAAGATGATCTCTTTAGGCTTATCCGTCATCATTGTAGTATTGTTAAATCAATGA
- the cynS gene encoding cyanase — MKKIEMTEAIVLARKSAKMSWEALAEKVGLSTTFVTSACLGMNSLKKEPAEKLCEALGLDEEVAITLQEYPNKTWDFTIPQDPLVYRLYEVVGVYGETIKEIVGEKFGDGIMSAIDFSLDIDKEENPLGDRVVITMNGKFLPYKSW, encoded by the coding sequence ATGAAAAAAATAGAGATGACTGAAGCAATAGTCCTGGCAAGAAAAAGTGCCAAGATGAGCTGGGAAGCGTTAGCTGAGAAAGTTGGTCTATCGACCACTTTCGTTACTTCAGCTTGTTTGGGGATGAACAGCCTAAAAAAGGAACCTGCAGAAAAACTGTGTGAAGCACTTGGTTTAGATGAAGAAGTGGCGATCACTTTACAGGAATATCCTAACAAAACCTGGGACTTTACGATACCTCAGGATCCTCTAGTCTATCGTCTGTATGAAGTGGTCGGAGTTTATGGTGAAACGATCAAAGAGATCGTTGGTGAAAAGTTCGGAGATGGTATTATGAGTGCCATTGATTTCTCTTTGGACATAGACAAAGAAGAAAACCCATTGGGTGACAGGGTTGTGATCACCATGAATGGTAAATTTTTACCTTATAAATCATGGTAA